The Prunus persica cultivar Lovell chromosome G8, Prunus_persica_NCBIv2, whole genome shotgun sequence genome includes a region encoding these proteins:
- the LOC109950746 gene encoding phosphopantothenoylcysteine decarboxylase subunit VHS3: MIHSWFPMEANTDVQKQTNAMPKAMDVSSFLLFEASGDSEADQNYPDPSLAMAEDDAQSCSYDSTDIPNVDDDELHDIDDQGDSVDQAYSHGDDDDEDEEEEDEEEECSSVYHQRWGGGEHNNIGMPLPLMGHQLKSTVSVDSTKEYELLNEVEKSRLFWETCLAS; encoded by the coding sequence ATGATTCATTCATGGTTTCCTATGGAGGCAAACACGGACGTGCAGAAGCAGACGAATGCTATGCCTAAGGCTATGGATGTGTCTTCTTTCTTGCTCTTTGAAGCCAGTGGTGACTCTGAGGCTGATCAGAATTACCCTGATCCCAGTTTAGCCATGGCTGAAGATGATGCTCAATCATGTAGCTATGATTCAACTGATATTCCtaatgttgatgatgatgagctaCATGATATTGATGATCAGGGTGATTCCGTTGATCAAGCATATAGTCATGGCGATGATGATGACGAGgacgaggaagaagaagatgaagaagaagaatgttcATCAGTCTATCATCAAAGATGGGGTGGTGGtgaacataataatattggGATGCCATTGCCATTAATGGGGCACCAGCTGAAATCAACTGTCTCTGTTGATTCAACCAAAGAGTATGAGTTGTTGAATGAGGTGGAGAAGAGCAGGCTATTCTGGGAAACTTGCTTGGCATCATAA
- the LOC18768296 gene encoding rho GTPase-activating protein 2, whose product MTGLVMVTRGGGCGGNMKGAKATKSSELEEQNQLPLVAFLLAAIRKSMVACHVERGEELISAVHHLDIGWPTNVKHITHVTFDRFNGFLGLPVEFEVEIPGRVPSASVSVFGVSVESMQLSFDSKGNSVPTILLLMQERLYSQGGLKAEGIFRINPENSQEEIVRNQLNRGMVPDDIDVHCLSGLIKAWFRELPSGVLDGLSPQQVLQCETEEDCVELVKQLRPTEAALLNWAIDLMADVVEEEEFNKMNPRNIAMVFAPNMTQMSDPLTALMHAVQVMNLLKTLIIKTLREREETDTGSYSPMSSRSSDHQTDEDFDSQQEMEMESSSELSGPTSDYDENPHSSHRSEDRDEVRSLSEIEECFLRQLDEIKTATSSLEIMDEPTAQLDGDCPSPQSSSGFNGESGTSFSDSKNGNSGFSTSDGEEDSGKCIVAVEQDMDTEIPVSIACANMDEMEMVDKFVEPSIASSGSV is encoded by the exons ATGACAGGGCTTGTAATGGTGACAAGGGGAGGTGGGTGTGGTGGGAATATGAAAGGAGCCAAGGCAACAAAGAGCTCAGAGCTGGAAGAGCAGAACCAGCTCCCTCTGGTAGCCTTTCTCTTGGCTGCTATAAGGAAATCCATGGTGGCCTGCCATGTTGAGCGAGGTGAAGAACTGATCTCCGCCGTCCATCACTTGGACATCGGGTGGCCCACAAATGTCAAGCACATTACTCATGTCACCTTCGACCGCTTCAATGGATTTCTGGGTCTTCCCGTTGAGTTCGAGGTTGAGATCCCTGGTCGAGTTCCCAGTGCTAG TGTAAGTGTGTTTGGCGTCTCAGTAGAGTCAATGCAGTTGTCTTTTGATTCAAAAGGGAACAGTGTCCCTACCATTCTCTTGCTAATGCAGGAGCGGTTATACTCACAAGGAGGATTGAAG GCAGAAGGAATATTCCGTATAAACCCGGAGAACAGCCAAGAGGAGATTGTGAGAAACCAATTGAACAGGGGTATGGTGCCAGATGACATTGATGTCCATTGTTTGTCAGGTCTAATTAAGGCCTGGTTTCGAGAGCTTCCTTCGGGAGTGCTGGATGGACTATCACCTCAACAAGTACTTCAATGCGAAACAGAAGAGGACTGCGTTGAGCTTGTGAAGCAGCTAAGGCCAACTGAGGCTGCATTACTCAATTGGGCTATTGATCTGATGGCTGATGTTGTTGAAGAGGAAGAATtcaacaaaatgaatccaagaAATATCGCTATGGTGTTCGCTCCAAACATGACTCAG ATGTCTGATCCTCTGACGGCCTTGATGCATGCTGTTCAAGTAATGAATTTGCTTAAGACCTTGATTATTAAAACACTAAGAGAACGTGAAGAGACTGATACTGGTTCGTATTCGCCCATGTCATCTCGTTCATCTGATCATCAAACAGACGAAGACTTTGATAGCCAGCAAGAGATGGAGATGGAAAGTAGCTCTGAGTTGAGTGGACCAACATCAGATTATGATGAGAATCCCCACAGCAGCCACAGAAGCGAAGACCGAGATGAAGTCCGGTCACTAAGTGAGATAGAAGAATGCTTCTTGAGACAACTGGATGAGATTAAAACTGCCACAAGTAGTTTGGAAATAATGGATGAACCAACAGCTCAGTTAGATGGGGATTGTCCGAGTCCTCAAAGCAGCTCCGGCTTCAATGGGGAGTCTGGCACATCATTTTCTGATAGCAAGAATGGGAATTCTGGTTTTAGTACAAGTGACGGGGAAGAAGACTCTGGAAAATGTATTGTAGCTGTGGAACAGGACATGGATACAGAGATCCCTGTATCAATAGCCTGTGCTAACATGGATGAAATGGAGATGGTGGACAAATTTGTGGAGCCATCGATTGCATCTAGCGGATCTGTTTGA